A window of Tursiops truncatus isolate mTurTru1 chromosome 8, mTurTru1.mat.Y, whole genome shotgun sequence contains these coding sequences:
- the LOC101334835 gene encoding interferon-induced transmembrane protein 3 — translation MSTMNHTSQPFFNGAHSGIPPNYEMLKEEHEVAMLGAPQSQAPVTTTVINIRSETSVPDHIVWSLFNTIFMNWCCLGFVAFAYSVKSRDRKMVGDVTGAQSYASTAKCLNICALVLGILLITVLIVVSATGSVMIFQAVSQVMQDYGGN, via the exons ATGTCCACCATGAACCACACATCCCAACCGTTCTTCAATGGTGCCCACAGCGGGATCCCCCCGAACTATGAGATGCTCAAGGAGGAGCACGAGGTGGCCATGCTGGGGGCTCCCCAGAGCCAGGCCCCCGTGACGACCACGGTGATCAACATCCGCAGCGAGACCTCGGTGCCCGACCACATCGTCTGGTCCCTGTTCAACACGATCTTCATGAACTGGTGCTGCCTGGGCTTCGTGGCGTTCGCCTACTCCGTGAAG TCTAGGGACCGGAAGATGGTGGGCGATGTCACTGGGGCCCAGAGCTATGCCTCCACCGCCAAGTGCCTGAACATCTGCGCCCTGGTCCTGGGCATCCTTCTCATCACCGTCTTGATCGTTGTTTCCGCCACTGGCTCCGTGATGATTTTTCAAGCGGTTTCCCAGGTCATGCAGGATTATGGAGGCAACTAG